The sequence CGGCTCCCAGTCTTCGGGCGTCTTGCCCTTGGGCGGCTCCAGCACGCCTTCGTAGATCAGGCCCTTGGCCTTGAGATCGTCGAGCGCCGCCTCGATCCGGCCGGTGCCGTAGAGCGATTTCTCGGAGTAGAACACATCCATCTCGACACCCAGCGCGGCCAGATCGGCGCGGATGAGGTCCATCATCCGATCCGTCGCGAAGTTGCGCACCTCTGCCAGCCAGACGTCCTCGCCTGCGTCGACATAGGCGTCGCCTACCTTGTCCTTCAGCGCCTCGCCCACCGCGATCAGGTAGTCGCCCGGATAGGTGCCATCGGGAAAGGCGACTTCCTGACCGTGCGCTTCGAGGTAGCGCAGGTAGACCGACCGCGCGAGGACATCCACCTGCGCGCCGCCGTCGTTGATGTAGTATTCGCGCGTCACCTCGTAGCCCGCGAAATCCAGCAGGCTGGCCAGGGCATCGCCGAAGACCGCGCCACGGGTGTGGCCGACGTGCAGCGGGCCGGTGGGGTTGGCCGACACGTATTCGACGTTCACGCGCTTGCCCGCGCCAAGGTCGCCGCGCCCGAACGCGGTGCCCCGCGCCAATACCTCCGCCGCGATGCCCTGCCAGACCGACGGCGCCAGCCGCAGGTTGAGAAACCCCGGTCCGGCCACCTCGGCCGAGGTCACGCGCGCATCGGTCCCCAGCTTTGCCGCCAGCGCCTCGGCGATGTCGCGCGGCTTCATCTTCGCGGGTTTCGCGAGCACCATCGCCGCGTTCGTCGCCATGTCCCCGTGCGCGGGATCGCGCGGCGGTTCGGCCGTGATCGCATCGGTGTCGAGCCGGGCGGGCAGCACACCTTCTGCGACCAACTGGTCCAGACAGCTGAGGATCACATCGCGGATGTCGGCAAATAGGTTCATTCTGGGGCTCTTTCCTGTTGGCCCCCATGTACCACTTGGACCGGGCCAGTCAATCGGACTTGGCCCGTGGTCCTGCGGCCGGTCAGGCCGAACCGATCAGGCGCGCGTGTTCTCCGATGGCGAAGCGGTCGGTCATCCCGGCGATGTAATCGGCCACCATGCGCGCCAGCGTCGTCCGGTCCTGTCCCGCTTCGGCGATGTGGCGCGCCCAGTGCTGCGGCAGCAGGTCGGGGTTCTCGAGAAAGAGGGGGAACAGGTCGTTCACGACACGGGTGACCTCGTCGCGCTTTCGCATGACGGAGGGGGCACGGTACATCCGCTGGAACAGGAAGTCCCGGATCGCCCGGATGTCCTGCCACATCCCCTGCGAGAATTGCACGACAGGACGGCCGAGGTGCCGGATATCCTGCGGGCTCCGCGCGGCCGAGGCCGCCAGCGCCGCGCCCGATGTCTCGATCACGTCCGCCACCATCACGCCGAAGACCCGGCGCAGGGCCTCGTGCCTGCGGCGGTAGCTGTCGGTGTCGGGATAGAGCCGGTCGACCTCGGCGTAGGCCGGGCCGATCAGCGGCAGTTCCGCGATCTCGCCTTCGGTGAAGAGACCGGCCCGCAAACCGTCGTGCAGGTCGTGATTGTTGTAGGCGATGTCGTCGGACAGGGCCGCGACCTGGGCCTCCGCGCTGGCATGGGTGTGCAGCTCGAGGTCGTGAATCGCATTGTACTCGGCCAGCGCGTAGGGCAGTGCCGCGGTCGCCGGATCCCCGCCCTGCCCGGCGGTTACCGGGCCATTGTGCTTGGCGATGCCCTCCAGCGTGTCCCAGGTCAGGTTCAGCCCGTCGAAGGCGGCATAGTGCCGTTCCAGCCGGGTGACGATGCGGATCGCCTGGGCGTTGTGGTCGAACCCGCCGTAGGGCTGCATGAGCGCGTGCAGCGCGTCCTCCCCGGTGTGGCCGAAGGGCGTATGGCCCAGATCGTGGGCCAGCGCCACCGCCTCCGTGAGTTCCGCGTTCAGGCGAAGGGCGCCCGAGATCGTCCGCGCCACCTGCGCGACCTCGATCGAGTGGGTCAGCCGGGTGCGGTAGTAATCGCCCTCGTGCTCGACGAAGACCTGCGTCTTATGCTTGAGCCGCCGAAAGGCGCTGGCATGGATGATCCTGTCCCGGTCCCGCTGGTAGCAGGAGCGGAAGGTGCTTTCCTCCTCCGGCACGCGCCGTCCCCGGGCGCGCGACGGATCGGAGGCATAGGGCGCGTGCATGTGGCCGGTCCTTGTAGCCTGTCCTGCGGACTTCTATATTGAAGCTGGCCGGCAATGGAAACCGGCCCGCAATGCCCAGAACGGAGATGTCCGATGAACATGCCGCCCAAAGTCACCTCCCGCGCCTTCGAACGCCTCGCCGAGATCGGCGCCGGCGACCAGGGCAAGGCGCTGCGCGTCGCGGTGGAGGGGGGCGGATGCTCGGGCTTCCAGTACGACATCGCCCTTGACGAGCCCAAGGACGACGACCTCGTTCTCGAAGGCTCCGGCCAGAAGGTGGTGGTGGACAGCGTGTCGCTGCCGTTTCTCGCCAACGCGGTCATCGACTTCTCCGAGGAACTGATCGGCGCGCGGTTCACCATCGAGAATCCCAACGCCACCTCGGCCTGCGGCTGCGGCACGTCCTTCTCCATGTGATCCCCCTTCCCCTTGCCCCCCGGCGCCGGATCGGCGATAGCAGGGACAGCCGGCAGGGAGCGCGCGGATGAAGATAGCCACCTTCAACATCAACGGCATCAAGGCCAGGGCCGAGGCGCTGCCCGCCTGGCTCGACGCGGCCAAGCCCGACGTGGTGGTGCTGCAGGAAATCAAGTCGGTGGACGACGCCTTTCCGCGGGACCTGTTCGAAGACCGCGGTTACAACGTCGAGACCCATGGCCAGAAATCCTTCAACGGCGTGGCGATCCTGTCGAAACATCCGCTGGAGGACGTGAGCCGCGGCCTGCCCGGCGACGATGACGACGACCAGTCCCGCTATATCGAGGCGACCGTCGTGGACGATCACGCGGCGCTGCGCGTCTGCGGGCTCTACCTGCCCAACGGGAACCCGGCGCCGGGGCCCAAGTTCGACTACAAGCTGGCATGGATGGACCGTCTGCGCGCGCGTGCCGAAACCCTGCTGGCCGAGGAAATGCCGTTCCTGATGGCGGGGGATTACAACATCATTCCCCAGGCCGAGGACGCCGCCAAACCCGACAGCTGGCGCGACGACGCGCTGTTCCGCCCCGCCGCGCGCGAGAAATTCCGCCGCCTGCTGAACCTCGGGCTGACGGATGCCTTCCGCGCCCGCACCCAGGGCCCGGGCCATTACAGTTTCTGGGACTACCAGGCGGGCGCGTGGAACCGCAACAACGGGATCCGGATCGATCATTTCCTGCTGTCGCCGGCCTGCGCGGACTGGCTGCGCGACTGCCAGATCGACCGCGACGTCCGGGGCGGCGACAAACCCTCCGATCACGTTCCCGTCTGGGTCGACCTCGATTTCTGACCCTCTCTCCCGGGTCCGGAGCCGCCCTTGCTTGAGCGCCGAAGGGCATGCGGCAGGGGGCGGGGCAAGGAAAATCGCCGCGGGGCCCCGCTTGCGGGGATACGGCTATTTTGCTTGCGCCGACGGCGGCCGCCTGCCAGCACGGGGATCAATCGAGGGCGGCACCGGACCCCGGGGACGGTGAGACCCGCAGCGCAAAATCAATAATCGCCTGCGCGCGCAGCGCGCGCCTTCGGATCACGCTTCCAGTTCCGCGTCCCAGTAGAGGAAATCCATCCAGCTTTCGTGCAGATGGCCCGGCGGGAACTTGCGGCCCATGTTGCGCAACTCCTCCGCTCCGGGCTGGCGCGGCGGCTTGCGCAGCGACAGTCCCGTCTGGTGCAGCGACTTCGACCCTTTCCGCAGGTTGCAGGGCGAACAGGCCGCCACCACGTTCTGCCATGACGTCACGCCGCCCCGGGCGCGCGGCACCACGTGATCGAAGGTCAACTCCCCCCGCGCGCCGCAGTACTGGCAGCGGAATTCGTCCCTCAGAAATAAATTAAAGCGCGTGAAGGCCACGCGCTTTTGAGGTTTCACATAGTCTTTCAGGACGACGACCGACGGGATCCTGATCTCCGTCGAGGGGCTTCGGACCACGTCGTCGTATTCCGCCACGATGTCCACCCGGTCCAGCCACTTCGCCTTGATCGCCTCCTGCCAGGGCCACAGCGACAGCGGGTAGTAACTGAGCGGCCTGTAATCCGCGTTGAGCACCAGCGCGGGCCTGTGTTTCAGCCCCGCCGGCTGCCTGGTGAATTCGGTCCTGAAATCGCCGTCCATGTCCGGTCCCGTCCCCTGCCCGTTTGCCTTGACTATATCTCGTGGTCGAACTCTGGCAAGTCCAACATCGGCACAAGATGTCGCGGGCAGGATTACCCGGCGAAGGTGACAGTTTTATAACCGTCTCACAGACCCAGCTTGTCGCGCATGAAGGCCAGCGCCACGCTCAACCCGTCGGGGGCGATGCCGTGGCCGGTGCCCTTCATCACGTGGGCATAGACATCCTGCCATCCGGCCTCCTGCAGCGCCTCGGCGGCCTGCGGCAGCGACTGCGGCGGCACCACGTCATCCGCATCCCCGTGGACCAGCAGCACCGGCGGACGCACCACCGTCTCGTCCTTCAGCAGGTCGGGCGAGAGCAGCCGGCCGGAGAAGGCGACGATCCCGGCGACGGCGTCCTCACGCCGGGGCGCCACGTGCAGCGCCATCATCGTGCCCTGCGAAAAGCCAAAGAGCACGACCTGCTCCGGGAGCACGTCCTCGTCCACCATCAGCGCGTCGAGAAACGCATCGAGGTCGGCAACCGCCTGGCGCATGCCGCGCTCGGCTTCCTCCTCGGAGCTGCCGTCGATCCAGGGGATTGGAAACCACTGGTAGCCGCTGGGCATCCCCGGCACGGTTTCGGGCGCGTCGGGGGCCACGAAAAGCGTATCGGGCAGGTGTTCGCCCAGCGGGTCCGCAAGGCCCAGCAGGTCGGCCCCGTTCGCCCCGTAGCCATGCAGGAAGACGACGACGGATCTCGTTTCCCCCGATTTCGGCGCGCGGCGTTCTGCGTTCAATACTCGTGTCATCCCAACCCTTCCCTGTTCTTCAGCTGTCGGTAGTAGGCAAATAGCGCGCGGGCCGCAACCGACCGCCAGGGCGACCAGTTCTCCGCCAGCGCGGCGAGCGCCTGTGCCGACGGGCGCGCGGGGAGACCAAAAAGATGTCGCGCCGCCTCCTGCAGGGCGAGATCGCCGGGCGGGAAGCCATCGGCCCGGCCAAGCGCGAACATCACGTAGATCTGCGCCGTCCAGGGCCCGATTCCCTTCTGGGTCCGCAACAGGGCCTCCGCCTCCGCGTCCGGCATTCCGGCCAGTGCGTCGAAGTCGAGGTCGGCCCGCGCCAGCGCCGCGACATAACGTGCCTTCGGTCGGCTGAGACCCGCGGCGCAAAGTGCCGCTTCGTCGACCGCGCGCACGGACGCCGCATCGCCCAGCCCCGCCGCCTGCAAGCGCGCGCGGATCGCGTCGGCGGAGGCAACGCTGACCTGCTGGCTGACGATGATGTCCACCAGCGCGGCGAAGCCCTGCGGTTTCAGGCGCAGCGGTAGCGGGCCGACGGTTTCGAGAACGGGCGCGAAACGGGGCTCGCGCGCGGCGAGCCACGCCGCGCCCTCGGCGAGGTCCGCTTCCGACCTGATGATGCGGCCCGTCCCGCTCACAGCGCCGCGACCCAGTCCAGGACGGCCTCCACTTCCGTGAACACCCGCGCGTCTTCGGGCAGCGCGGGCCGCGCGACCAGGATCACCGGCAGGTCCAGCGCCAGCGCGGCATCCAGCTTGGGGCGGCTGGGACGGCCGCCCAGATTGCGGCAGATCAGCATGTCGACCCGCAGGTCGCGGAACAGGGCTTCTTCCTGCGCGGCGTCGAAGGGTGGGTTGCCGAACACCGGTTCCACGAACTCGTAGGGCGGCACACGCCCGTGCCGCGTCGTCTGGCGCAGCAGCAGCCGCGCGCCGCGAAAGGCCCGGTACTGCGGAAGGCTGTCCCAGCCGGTGGCCGAGAAGACCCGCGCCCCCGTCCCGATCAGCGGCATCGCGGCGGCCACATCGGGCACCTCGCGCCAGTTCGCCGCCTCGAGGCCCCAGCCGGGACGCGACAGGCTCACGAAGGGCCGGCCGGCGATCAGCGCGGCGGCATGGCCGGTCCGGCTCATCAGGCCGTCGAAGCCGTGGCTTGCGTCGATCACGGCATCAACCGATGCCATCTCCGCGGCCAGCCGGCCCGGATCGTCGAAGGCGGTCAGCCGGCAGGGCACCGGCATCGGGTCCGGGCCGCGCGGCGGTTCGGACACCAGCGCCTGCACCACGGCCCCTTCGTCCCGCAGGGCCACGGCGATGCGGCGGGCCTCGGCGCTGCCTGCCAGAAGAAGGATTCTGCGCGTCATGGTCCGACATTAGCCACCGCCGGCGCGGGAGCAAGGGTGCCACCGGGGCTTGCCCCCCCGTTCCCGCAGGAGTACGCCTTGGCCGAAGCAAGGACCGGTACCCATGATCGACGACAGCCGCGCGAAGCGCAATGTAACCATTCTCGTGCTCGCGCAGGCGTTTCTTGGGGCCCAGATGCCCATGCTCTTCGTGGTCGGCGGGCTTGCGGGCCAGTCGCTCGCCAGCAACGTCTGTTTCGCCACGCTGCCGATCTCGATGATCGTTCTGGGTTCCATGCTCTCTGCGACGCCGGTTTCGGCAATCATGCAGAAGTACGGTCGCCGCGCCGGATTTTTCCTCGGCGCGACCGGCGGTGCGCTGGGTGGGGCCGTCGGGGCCTACGGTCTCTACGTGGCGTCCTTCCCCATCTTCCTCGCCGGATCGCTGCTGAC is a genomic window of Sulfitobacter alexandrii containing:
- a CDS encoding precorrin-6A/cobalt-precorrin-6A reductase, encoding MTRRILLLAGSAEARRIAVALRDEGAVVQALVSEPPRGPDPMPVPCRLTAFDDPGRLAAEMASVDAVIDASHGFDGLMSRTGHAAALIAGRPFVSLSRPGWGLEAANWREVPDVAAAMPLIGTGARVFSATGWDSLPQYRAFRGARLLLRQTTRHGRVPPYEFVEPVFGNPPFDAAQEEALFRDLRVDMLICRNLGGRPSRPKLDAALALDLPVILVARPALPEDARVFTEVEAVLDWVAAL
- the argS gene encoding arginine--tRNA ligase translates to MNLFADIRDVILSCLDQLVAEGVLPARLDTDAITAEPPRDPAHGDMATNAAMVLAKPAKMKPRDIAEALAAKLGTDARVTSAEVAGPGFLNLRLAPSVWQGIAAEVLARGTAFGRGDLGAGKRVNVEYVSANPTGPLHVGHTRGAVFGDALASLLDFAGYEVTREYYINDGGAQVDVLARSVYLRYLEAHGQEVAFPDGTYPGDYLIAVGEALKDKVGDAYVDAGEDVWLAEVRNFATDRMMDLIRADLAALGVEMDVFYSEKSLYGTGRIEAALDDLKAKGLIYEGVLEPPKGKTPEDWEPREQTLFRSTAHGDDVDRPVMKSDGGWTYFAPDIAYHYDKVQRGFDLLIDVFGADHGGYVKRMKAAVSALSEGKVPLDIKLTQLVKLFKNGEPFKMSKRAGTFVTLRDVVDEVGPDVTRFVMLTRKNDAMLDFDFDKVLEQSRENPVFYVQYAHARVASVLRKAAEAGIDTQDATLAAADLSRLDHEAEQTVLRKLAEWPRLVETAARSNEPHRVAFYLYELASDFHSLWNRGNEVPELRFLQEDDVATSQAKIALARSAAIVIAAGLGILGVNPAQEMR
- a CDS encoding deoxyguanosinetriphosphate triphosphohydrolase; amino-acid sequence: MHAPYASDPSRARGRRVPEEESTFRSCYQRDRDRIIHASAFRRLKHKTQVFVEHEGDYYRTRLTHSIEVAQVARTISGALRLNAELTEAVALAHDLGHTPFGHTGEDALHALMQPYGGFDHNAQAIRIVTRLERHYAAFDGLNLTWDTLEGIAKHNGPVTAGQGGDPATAALPYALAEYNAIHDLELHTHASAEAQVAALSDDIAYNNHDLHDGLRAGLFTEGEIAELPLIGPAYAEVDRLYPDTDSYRRRHEALRRVFGVMVADVIETSGAALAASAARSPQDIRHLGRPVVQFSQGMWQDIRAIRDFLFQRMYRAPSVMRKRDEVTRVVNDLFPLFLENPDLLPQHWARHIAEAGQDRTTLARMVADYIAGMTDRFAIGEHARLIGSA
- the xth gene encoding exodeoxyribonuclease III yields the protein MKIATFNINGIKARAEALPAWLDAAKPDVVVLQEIKSVDDAFPRDLFEDRGYNVETHGQKSFNGVAILSKHPLEDVSRGLPGDDDDDQSRYIEATVVDDHAALRVCGLYLPNGNPAPGPKFDYKLAWMDRLRARAETLLAEEMPFLMAGDYNIIPQAEDAAKPDSWRDDALFRPAAREKFRRLLNLGLTDAFRARTQGPGHYSFWDYQAGAWNRNNGIRIDHFLLSPACADWLRDCQIDRDVRGGDKPSDHVPVWVDLDF
- a CDS encoding HNH endonuclease, which gives rise to MDGDFRTEFTRQPAGLKHRPALVLNADYRPLSYYPLSLWPWQEAIKAKWLDRVDIVAEYDDVVRSPSTEIRIPSVVVLKDYVKPQKRVAFTRFNLFLRDEFRCQYCGARGELTFDHVVPRARGGVTSWQNVVAACSPCNLRKGSKSLHQTGLSLRKPPRQPGAEELRNMGRKFPPGHLHESWMDFLYWDAELEA
- a CDS encoding DNA-3-methyladenine glycosylase family protein; the protein is MSGTGRIIRSEADLAEGAAWLAAREPRFAPVLETVGPLPLRLKPQGFAALVDIIVSQQVSVASADAIRARLQAAGLGDAASVRAVDEAALCAAGLSRPKARYVAALARADLDFDALAGMPDAEAEALLRTQKGIGPWTAQIYVMFALGRADGFPPGDLALQEAARHLFGLPARPSAQALAALAENWSPWRSVAARALFAYYRQLKNREGLG
- a CDS encoding alpha/beta hydrolase — its product is MTRVLNAERRAPKSGETRSVVVFLHGYGANGADLLGLADPLGEHLPDTLFVAPDAPETVPGMPSGYQWFPIPWIDGSSEEEAERGMRQAVADLDAFLDALMVDEDVLPEQVVLFGFSQGTMMALHVAPRREDAVAGIVAFSGRLLSPDLLKDETVVRPPVLLVHGDADDVVPPQSLPQAAEALQEAGWQDVYAHVMKGTGHGIAPDGLSVALAFMRDKLGL
- a CDS encoding HesB/IscA family protein, whose amino-acid sequence is MNMPPKVTSRAFERLAEIGAGDQGKALRVAVEGGGCSGFQYDIALDEPKDDDLVLEGSGQKVVVDSVSLPFLANAVIDFSEELIGARFTIENPNATSACGCGTSFSM